Proteins from a genomic interval of Medicago truncatula cultivar Jemalong A17 chromosome 3, MtrunA17r5.0-ANR, whole genome shotgun sequence:
- the LOC11411848 gene encoding F-box/kelch-repeat protein At3g06240 isoform X2, translating into MEKKTDLYLPHELIIQIMLRLPVKSLIRFKCVCKSCSCRGFIVLTCSSNIYLWNPSTRHHKKIPFPPSNLDAKYSCCLYGFGYDHSRDDYLVVSVSYDKSIDLIEENISSHLKFFSLRANTWNEIECLGLVKYKHFPYYMNVNDDPTVGTLFNGNIHWFSFRNDLSMDVIIAFDLVERELLEMPFPDGFDHEPMDCDLWIFGEFLSLWAMGGVTIEIWVMKEYKVHSSWTKTLVLSIDYIYIQYDPPICSTKCGHIIGTNGTGLVKYDGNGQLLENRSYYNDPCGRLVAMYTESLLSLPGDSEQI; encoded by the exons ATGGAGAAGAAGACCGACCTGTATTTGCCTCATGAATTGATCATACAAATCATGTTGAGGTTACCGGTGAAGTCTCTCATACGTTTCAAATGCGTTTGTAAGTCATG TTCTTGTAGAGGATTTATAGTTTTGACTTGTTCTTCCAACATTTATCTATGGAATCCATCGACCAGACATCACAAGAAAATACCATTTCCTCCTTCCAATTTAGATGCCAAATATTCATGTTGTCTATATGGTTTTGGGTATGACCATTCAAGAGATGATTACTTGGTGGTATCAGTGTCCTATGATAAGAGTATAGACctaattgaagaaaatatttcatCACATTTGAAGTTTTTCTCTTTGAGAGCTAATACATGGAACGAAATTGAGTGTCTTGGATTGGTGAAGTATAAGCACTTCccttattatatgaatgtaaatgatgatcCCACAGTAGGGACACTCTTTAATGGGAATATTCATTGGTTCTCTTTTCGCAATGATTTATCAATGGATGTTATTATTGCCTTTGATTTAGTGGAAAGGGAACTTTTGGAGATGCCTTTTCCAGATGGTTTTGATCATGAACCTATGGATTGTGATTTGTGGATATTTGGAGAATTTCTCAGTCTATGGGCTATGGGGGGTGTAACAATTGAAATATGGGTTATGAAAGAATACAAAGTGCATTCGTCTTGGACTAAGACTCTTGTCCTATCTATTGATTACATTTACATTCAGTATGATCCCCCAATATGCTCTACAAAATGTGGTCATATTATTGGAACAAATGGTACTGGATTGGTGAAGTATGATGGCAATGGTCAGCTGCTAGAAAATCGCTCATACTATAACGATCCATGTGGACGCCTAGTAGCTATGTATACAGAGTCCCTGCTTTCACTCCCCGGTGACAGTGAACAAATCTAA
- the LOC11411848 gene encoding F-box/kelch-repeat protein At3g23880 isoform X1, protein MEKKTDLYLPHELIIQIMLRLPVKSLIRFKCVCKSWLALISDHNFAKSHFELSPATHTNRIVFMSTLALETRSIDFEASLNDDSASTSLNLNFMLPESYSNLEIKSSCRGFIVLTCSSNIYLWNPSTRHHKKIPFPPSNLDAKYSCCLYGFGYDHSRDDYLVVSVSYDKSIDLIEENISSHLKFFSLRANTWNEIECLGLVKYKHFPYYMNVNDDPTVGTLFNGNIHWFSFRNDLSMDVIIAFDLVERELLEMPFPDGFDHEPMDCDLWIFGEFLSLWAMGGVTIEIWVMKEYKVHSSWTKTLVLSIDYIYIQYDPPICSTKCGHIIGTNGTGLVKYDGNGQLLENRSYYNDPCGRLVAMYTESLLSLPGDSEQI, encoded by the coding sequence ATGGAGAAGAAGACCGACCTGTATTTGCCTCATGAATTGATCATACAAATCATGTTGAGGTTACCGGTGAAGTCTCTCATACGTTTCAAATGCGTTTGTAAGTCATGGTTAGCTCTTATCTCTGATCATAACTTTGCAAAATCGCATTTTGAACTTTCCCCTGCAACACACACTAATAGAATTGTGTTCATGTCAACTCTAGCTCTGGAAACTCGATCCATAGATTTTGAAGCATCGCTTAACGATGATTCTGCTTCTACTTCACTTAACCTTAATTTTATGCTTCCCGAATCTTATTCTAATCTTGAAATTAAAAGTTCTTGTAGAGGATTTATAGTTTTGACTTGTTCTTCCAACATTTATCTATGGAATCCATCGACCAGACATCACAAGAAAATACCATTTCCTCCTTCCAATTTAGATGCCAAATATTCATGTTGTCTATATGGTTTTGGGTATGACCATTCAAGAGATGATTACTTGGTGGTATCAGTGTCCTATGATAAGAGTATAGACctaattgaagaaaatatttcatCACATTTGAAGTTTTTCTCTTTGAGAGCTAATACATGGAACGAAATTGAGTGTCTTGGATTGGTGAAGTATAAGCACTTCccttattatatgaatgtaaatgatgatcCCACAGTAGGGACACTCTTTAATGGGAATATTCATTGGTTCTCTTTTCGCAATGATTTATCAATGGATGTTATTATTGCCTTTGATTTAGTGGAAAGGGAACTTTTGGAGATGCCTTTTCCAGATGGTTTTGATCATGAACCTATGGATTGTGATTTGTGGATATTTGGAGAATTTCTCAGTCTATGGGCTATGGGGGGTGTAACAATTGAAATATGGGTTATGAAAGAATACAAAGTGCATTCGTCTTGGACTAAGACTCTTGTCCTATCTATTGATTACATTTACATTCAGTATGATCCCCCAATATGCTCTACAAAATGTGGTCATATTATTGGAACAAATGGTACTGGATTGGTGAAGTATGATGGCAATGGTCAGCTGCTAGAAAATCGCTCATACTATAACGATCCATGTGGACGCCTAGTAGCTATGTATACAGAGTCCCTGCTTTCACTCCCCGGTGACAGTGAACAAATCTAA
- the LOC11416447 gene encoding N-terminal acetyltransferase A complex catalytic subunit NAA10, whose translation MVCIRKATVNDLLAMQACNLFCLPENYQMKYYLYHILSWPQLLYVAEDYNGRIVGYVLAKMEEETNECHGHITSLAVLRTHRKLGIATKLMTAAQNAMEQVFGAEYVSLHVRKSNRAAFNLYTETLGYKIHDVEAKYYADGEDAYDMRKQLKGKTIHPPQHHHHHHHHGGGCCSGETKGNAKA comes from the exons ATGGTGTGCATACGCAAAGCAACCGTAAACGACCTACTCGCGATGCAAGCGTGCAATCTCTTCTGCTTACCAGAGAATTACCAGATGAAGTATTATCTCTACCATATCCTTTCATGGCCGCAGCTTCTTTACGTTGCGGAAGATTACAACGGACGTATTGTTGGGTATGTTCTTGCGAAGATGGAAGAGGAGACGAATGAGTGTCATGGTCATATCACTTCTCTTGCTGTGCTCAGGACTCATAGGAAGTTGGGGATTGCTACTAAGCTTATGACTGCTGCGCAGAATGCTATGGAACAG GTGTTTGGTGCTGAGTACGTGTCGCTGCATGTCAGGAAGAGTAACCGTGCAGCTTTTAATTTGTACACAGAGACCTTGGGGTACAAGATTCATGATGTAGAGGCTAAGTATTATGCTGATGGTGAGGATGCTTACGACATGAGGAAGCAACTCAAGGGGAAGACGATACATCCACCACagcatcatcatcaccaccaccaccatggTGGCGGTTGTTGTTCTGGGGAGACAAAGGGGAATGCTAAAGCCTGA
- the LOC11415432 gene encoding F-box/WD-40 repeat-containing protein At3g52030, which translates to MHPTSATASTDHKNKRLCNTPSTILSLDGDILSIIFAFLNMFDLVRCSLVCKFWNEILESRSLRVFYERKLRNDASSSRSFEHTKKSLRMILRDVAMEQHRLALQCGRFHVDQWKGHSTTISQCRMKMGTLVTGVGDKVIRLWSLDRYKCVEEYSIPDTLSLVDFDFDESKIVGLIGSHFCIWRRNGKRSVFPSLEGKFIKGSCMRYFDPEAMVGCDDGSVRVFDMYSRRCSQIIRMHSAPITCLCLSEDQLILSGSTSGNITIADPSSVQKVATLRSSDFRGIKTLCLKPSSQLLFAGSAVGYTYCWDMRTRKLLWNTRVSPNVVSSLQHMRNDKSTLAVGGIDGILRFLNQNDGNIVSSCIAEDRLLSTYQSHPGSIQRRKGKRLPEDTYINIDAIPRNSRPSITCLAVGMKKVVTTHNTRDIRLWKFKDNNTISL; encoded by the exons ATGCATCCTACTTCGGCCACCGCTTCCACCGACCACAAAAACAAACGCCTCTGTAATACTCCGTCCACAATACTTTCCCTCGACGGCGACATCCTCTCTATCATCTTCGCTTTCCTTAACATGTTCGACCTTGTTCGTTGCTCTCTCGTTTGCAAATTCTG gaatgaaataCTTGAGTCTCGGTCATTGCGAGTGTTTTATGAGAGGAAGTTGCGGAACGATGCTTCGAGTTCGAGGTCATTTGAACATACTAAAAAGTCCTTGAGGATGATTTTAAGGGATGTTGCTATGGAGCAGCATAGATTGGCGCTTCAATGTGGTCGGTTTCATGTTGATCAGTGGAAGGGTCATTCAACAAC GATTTCTCAGTGCCGAATGAAAATGGGCACACTTGTTACTGGTGTGGGAGATAAG GTTATTCGTCTATGGTCACTAGACCGCTATAAATGTGTAGAAGAATACTCGATACCTGATACACTTTCTCTGGTGGACTTTGATTTTGACGAGAGCAAG ATTGTTGGTCTAATTGGCAGTCATTTTTGCATATGGAGGCGGAACGGGAAAAGAAGTGTATTTCCTTCTCTTGAAGGCAAATTCATAAAAGGTTCATGCATGCG TTACTTTGATCCAGAAGCTATGGTTGGATGTGATGATGGGTCTGTTCGTGTTTTTGACATGTATAGTAGGAGATGTTCTCAAATTATAAG AATGCATTCTGCACCTATAACTTGTTTATGTTTAAGTGAAGATCAACTGATACTAAGTGGCTCCACTTCGGGGAATATAACAATAGCAGATCCTTCTTCTGTTCAGAAAGTAGCAACACTTAGATCAAGTGATTTTAGAG GCATAAAGACCTTGTGTTTAAAACCCTCCTCTCAGCTTTTGTTCGCCGGATCAGCTGTTGGGTATACATATTGTTGGGACATGAG GACACGAAAACTGTTGTGGAACACACGAGTGAGTCCTAATGTTGTGTCCTCCTTACAGCACATGCGGAATGACAAATCAACATTGGCTGTTGGAGGAATAGATGGTATCTTAAGATTTCTAAATCAAAATGATGGCAATATTGTTTCAAGTTGTATTGCGGAGGATAGATTGTTGTCGACGTATCAAAGTCATCCAGGCTCCATCCAAAGAAGGAAGGGGAAGAGATTGCCTGAAGATACCTACATAAATATTGATGCCATTCCTAGGAATTCTCGACCTTCTATTACATGCCTAGCTGTTGGAATGAAGAAGGTTGTTACCACACACAATACCAGGGACATCAGATTGTGGAAATTCAAAGACAACAATACCATTTCGTTGTAA